The sequence caaTAACGATATTAACACATAAGAGAGTACTTGACATCATCTTTGACACACAGGGTGTCTTACTAAATTCTCAATCataaattgttatatttaataaaaagaaatcaCAAATAAAACACTAACCAAACAAACAATAAAAACCTAATCCAATAAATAGTGATTCCTCCCACGACTGGACAATAAATCAAACTaccctatacatatatatatatatatactctcaTATGCTTCatttacaataataattaatggtCTAGCACGTACTGTTCTGTTTGTCTTAATTTTCTATCTGTCAAATGGAAAATCCGAATCATTTTCAGTCACTTTAAATGGCTTAGGGTGCTGACCTGAGCAATACAGATTCCACATCTTGAAATACGCTCTCTCCAAATTTCTCACCTGATCAGTTTTaccaatatataatataatatatatatatagtcataataataataacgatAAGCAGAAACTAAACAAAACGAAACCATAATCATATGATCAATAGTATGGCAAAACTCACCCAGCGTTGTGTGTCGAATAGAGGACAAGTCATGCGAGCCGCTTTGAGTTTATTGGTAAGGTCCTGAAGTTTTGGACGATTTAGAGCAAGCGATACTGCTCTCTCTTCGTATTCTTTCAAACTTTCCAATGTAAGAACACGAAAACCAGTCAGAACAGAGAAATAGAAGAAAGAAAAGCCGAGAACTAAGTGTGATAGAGCTTATTTTAACTAGATTATAAATTTGTTTTAAAGTTAAATCACCTGTTAACTATCATATCCTCTCCTACACCAGTGGCTAGACAGAGTGAACCGGCTACTCGGGTAGCCATTTTCTCAAGAGGGAGGGTTACCATTGGAAGACCAGCCCATAGAACATCAGTGCCTGTTGTGTGTGCATTGCATAATGGCCTACTCAAAACAGAAGCCACAATAAAGTTACAATAATGTAAGGGTAAAAAGGAAACATTAGACTTGTCAATGTAGAAACGAGTACTTGCAAGCATTCTTACGTGTCCAAAAATAAATCGGCTAGAGCACTGCGTCTGATATGTTCACCCTTAATGGCTACATCTGTGAAAATAATCTGATCTGGTTGTACACCTCTTTGAGCAGCGTCTGCAACCGACACCAAAATATTATTATGATTCATAAAAGAATTCAAATATTATGCATGTAAATGATTTATCACGAGTGAGTAATGGTAAAGTGCCAGTACAATTGCGGAGTATCGATTCGCCAGCAGCAGGGAATCTGAGAAGCCAAAGTGCACTATTAGGTACTCGCTTAAGGATGTTGCacctgcattaaatgacatgaaTCATTATAGTTATTGCTGTGATTATTCAATCGATTCAAACTTTTTATGTCAATAACAAACAATCAACCAACCATGTATTGAAAATATCGGGATCCATCTTGTATAGTTGGTTAAAACATGCGAAAATGAATTTGTCCTCTGGTAAGCCATAGCTAGATCTCTTGGGTTGGCAGTTCGGGTCCAAAACATCACAATTTTTCTGCAAAGGAATAGTGAAAGTAGTCATGGCACAGGTGCATATGATAAATATAAAGAAAGAAATGCGAAGAGAATATTTACACAGAGACAAACCTGCTTGTAATCATTTACAAAGTAACAATGAGGAAGATGGACAATCTTTTCTGAATAGATATGACTGAATCGAGAAGGTGACACGAACTGTAAATTGTGAATGTCGAAGTTAGACATCAAACCGGAAACAGAAAATAAATGCATTAACGGTCAAAGGGTTACAAACTCTCCAACCTCATCAGTAACCAGATAATGTATATAGTCTGCGCCTGTAGTTCCAGGAAATCCCATGTAAGAAATCTGTATTGGGGCCGGCTGCATGGCAAATATTTCATTCCTTGCCCCCTGCAAAACACAACATGTCAATTCTGAATTAaacctaatttatattttaaggttCTTTAACCCAATGTCACTGGCTAACTCGGACGATACTATACCTTAGTATAACCATTAAGATTAACAAGGATCTGTATTTTATCCTCATTGATCATCCGAGCAATCATATCAGATGACATGGATGAGACTTCTATGAAATGCTCTACTTCAGACTGGATACGCACCCTCCATTCAGATCCATCATTTGCACTTAAAGCATAGCAGAAGACCTGCCAACAGACGTGTTTAATCTCACAGTAGTAAAAGGAAACAGGAAATTTCAATAATCTTTGGAACAGTCAACCAACCTCAACATTCTCTCTATCGTGCATACCAAAGACAGAACCCATCAGATGAGACAGGGGATGGTTACCAAAATCGCTGCTAACATATCTGAATTTCAAACCAGAAACAGTGAATGAAAACAGGCCATGGGCAGTAAATACATTCAAAGAGAGAGAGTATATATATCTCAAACTTACCCGACCCTTAGCCTTTTACTGCCACCTTCGCTCTTTATGGGCAAGGCTGCTGGATAATTGAAGGCGGGGAGAGAATAACGAGATGCAACGACAGAGCAGTGTGCAGCATATTTACGACTACATAAACAGAAAGACAGTAAATAAACTGAACAGAGAATACTGCAAGACCAAAAGGAAAGTAAATAAAGAGAACAGACTTATACAATATATAGGCCATAGATTCTTACCTGATCTCTAGTGCAAGCATCGGATCAATTGGATAGGCTATTGCATGGAAAGGTTGCACACTAGGAATAAGTGACATCTAAATGCAAAGAATGAGCGGTGTCAAAGTGTGGAACCTAAATGGTAATTAGCATCAAATTAAACAACACTAAACCTTTACCTTTATCTGTCTTCTCAGAATTCCTTCAACTTCAATAAACTTATTTTCACGATCATCCCAGTCACAAACACACTGGAGAATGGCACaaattcaaatattaaattagataTAAACCAATGACGAATAGTTATAAAATCCAGACCAAGTTTCACATAGCAACATAAGAGATACATTGCAGCAGAGAAACTACAGACTAAGTCATTAgcatgtaaaaatatataagaaacaaaTGATAGGCTGAAAGTGCATGCAGAATAAAGGATGATTGTTCCACCACACTTATTGGCGGGGAACATCATGAATAGACTAGAAGACCTGGAAAACAATAATCAACGAGGCCCTCCTACCGAAGATGGGTAGTCCGGGAGCATGtactatatacatattatatataacacAGAAAATGGCGATGCAACCCGACTTTTAGCGCACCAATTTATaatgcaaaataaaaataaagacttGAATAACAATCAGtagtgagaaaaaaaaaaataaaaccgaATTCAAATATAGTTTGATAAACAAAGTAAATTTACTTCTCACAATACCTGTAATGTGTGTAAAAGGTTACAAGTTGCTTCTGGAAAATCAGGACGTAGAAATAGTGCTTGCTTATAGTTTTTTATAGCAGCTTCAACATGTCCACTGTACAAAGAAAAATCCTATGTTAAAACATGAAAGAACAAACAGTAAAAACTCAGATAAAAAGCTTTATCAAAAAACACCTGTCCTTATAAGCAGATGCTAGATTTGCATGAGCTTCAGCCATTGAAGGTCGGATATTGATGGCTCGAATGTAATCTTGAATGGCTTCATTAACTCTCCCAATCTC is a genomic window of Cannabis sativa cultivar Pink pepper isolate KNU-18-1 chromosome 9, ASM2916894v1, whole genome shotgun sequence containing:
- the LOC115722355 gene encoding probable UDP-N-acetylglucosamine--peptide N-acetylglucosaminyltransferase SEC; the protein is MLSLQADHRLHHGQYLNQPPPPPSPKQINLVPYGDEVLALRSDVAASASASAPLSVNVIKQSQTLDSREVNEDMLMSLAHQKYKAGNYKQALEHSNVIYERNPRRTDNLLLLGAIHYQLHDFDSCIAKNEEAIQIDPRFAECYGNMANAWKEKGNIDIAIRYYLIAIELRPNFADAWSNLASAYMRNGQFNEAAQCCRQALALNPRLVDAHSNLGNLMKAQGLVQEAYSCYVEALHIQPNFAIAWSNLAGLFMEAGDLNRALQYYKEAVKLKPTFSDAYLNLGNVYKALGMRQEAIVCFQRALQVRPDFAMAYGNLASIYYEQGNLEMAIFNYKRAITFDSGFLEAFNNLGNALKDAGKADEAVQCYRQCLTLQPSHPQALTNLGNIYMEWNMMGAAASCYKATLSVTTGLSAPFNNLAIIYKQQGNYTDAVSCYNEVLRIDPMAADALVNRGNTYKEIGRVNEAIQDYIRAINIRPSMAEAHANLASAYKDSGHVEAAIKNYKQALFLRPDFPEATCNLLHTLQCVCDWDDRENKFIEVEGILRRQIKMSLIPSVQPFHAIAYPIDPMLALEISRKYAAHCSVVASRYSLPAFNYPAALPIKSEGGSKRLRVGYVSSDFGNHPLSHLMGSVFGMHDRENVEVFCYALSANDGSEWRVRIQSEVEHFIEVSSMSSDMIARMINEDKIQILVNLNGYTKGARNEIFAMQPAPIQISYMGFPGTTGADYIHYLVTDEFVSPSRFSHIYSEKIVHLPHCYFVNDYKQKNCDVLDPNCQPKRSSYGLPEDKFIFACFNQLYKMDPDIFNTWCNILKRVPNSALWLLRFPAAGESILRNYAAQRGVQPDQIIFTDVAIKGEHIRRSALADLFLDTPLCNAHTTGTDVLWAGLPMVTLPLEKMATRVAGSLCLATGVGEDMIVNSLKEYEERAVSLALNRPKLQDLTNKLKAARMTCPLFDTQRWVRNLERAYFKMWNLYCSGQHPKPFKVTENDSDFPFDR